The following coding sequences are from one bacterium SCSIO 12741 window:
- a CDS encoding redoxin domain-containing protein has translation MRKIALILTLSFLASSYLHAQKDKFTPGSKVPPFVIRTYTGDRLDMEEILETKDRLIIIFYQGSWSEYDRKYLKAIQERYEEIQQKNAEVVVITREKAAYVKKLVEEEGLTFPICMDNDWYVMSSYQVAYKMSARNLPDKYKEYSGYNYRHTGSKDDIVPIPATYIVDQKRKVIWNYFEHDFRRRPKVEDVMNNL, from the coding sequence ATGCGCAAAATCGCTTTAATTCTGACGCTCAGCTTCTTAGCCAGCTCCTACCTTCACGCTCAAAAAGACAAGTTTACACCTGGAAGTAAGGTTCCCCCTTTTGTGATTCGAACCTACACGGGAGATCGACTCGATATGGAGGAGATTTTGGAAACCAAAGACCGCCTTATTATCATCTTCTATCAGGGTTCCTGGAGCGAGTATGACCGAAAGTACTTGAAAGCCATTCAAGAGCGGTATGAAGAGATCCAACAAAAGAATGCGGAAGTAGTGGTTATCACCCGGGAAAAAGCAGCATACGTCAAAAAACTGGTGGAAGAGGAAGGACTCACGTTCCCCATCTGCATGGACAACGATTGGTACGTCATGAGCTCCTATCAGGTGGCCTATAAGATGAGTGCCCGTAACCTCCCTGATAAGTACAAGGAATACAGCGGATACAACTACCGGCATACGGGAAGCAAAGACGATATCGTTCCCATTCCGGCTACCTATATTGTTGATCAAAAAAGAAAGGTCATCTGGAATTACTTCGAACACGATTTTCGCCGTCGGCCAAAGGTCGAGGATGTGATGAATAATCTTTAA
- a CDS encoding DUF2797 domain-containing protein, giving the protein MRTAINKPVQYRLPLFDNLEQGEEVDLNPFVGQPISIRFDGIINCVVTGKRINKTFGEGMSYDAWKSAPEAVESIINPELDKSHLGIGLRDLEWERERHVRPHTVYLALTSAMKVGVTRDNSIPTRWIDQGAWKVIRFAETPYRQKAGQIEVELKQHVSDKTNWRKMLTDERGSDDFVAERERLKKLLPLPLRQFVLDEEEPLEIQYPVMEYPKKVTSMKLDKVGHIEKKLTGIRGQYLIFEDGSVINMRSHSGYRITLEA; this is encoded by the coding sequence ATGCGAACGGCAATCAACAAGCCGGTTCAGTATCGATTGCCATTGTTCGATAATTTGGAACAAGGCGAAGAAGTAGACCTTAACCCTTTCGTTGGCCAGCCGATCTCCATACGATTCGATGGCATTATCAATTGTGTGGTAACAGGCAAAAGAATTAACAAAACCTTCGGTGAAGGAATGAGTTACGATGCCTGGAAAAGTGCTCCGGAAGCCGTAGAAAGTATTATCAATCCGGAATTGGATAAATCTCACTTAGGTATTGGACTTCGCGACTTGGAATGGGAACGAGAACGACACGTTCGCCCTCACACGGTCTACCTGGCTTTAACCAGTGCTATGAAAGTGGGTGTTACCCGAGACAACTCCATTCCTACCCGATGGATTGACCAAGGAGCCTGGAAAGTGATCCGCTTTGCTGAAACGCCCTACCGCCAAAAAGCTGGTCAGATTGAAGTGGAATTGAAACAACACGTTTCGGATAAAACGAATTGGCGAAAAATGCTCACAGACGAACGAGGTTCTGATGACTTTGTCGCTGAACGTGAACGACTAAAAAAGCTGCTTCCCCTACCCTTGCGTCAATTTGTGCTGGACGAAGAAGAACCTCTGGAAATTCAGTACCCCGTTATGGAATACCCCAAAAAGGTTACGAGCATGAAGCTGGACAAAGTAGGGCACATCGAGAAAAAACTCACCGGAATACGTGGGCAATACTTGATTTTTGAAGACGGTTCCGTCATCAATATGCGAAGCCATTCCGGATACCGTATCACACTTGAAGCCTAA
- a CDS encoding sigma-70 family RNA polymerase sigma factor has translation MKSIDSKLLEACKKGEQKAQFTLYKRCFDPLIRICHRFANNRDDAVMLYNEAFYKILQGLDKLNDPNRFASWARHIMMNHCINEYKKKQTRSKYEASLPAQLENFALYEEEEEPKVRVSIPELREQIKDLPDRTQEVFQLFVLDECSHQEISDALDISVGTSKWHVNQARKQLREWLKRTVKSAKAWML, from the coding sequence TTGAAATCGATTGATTCCAAATTATTAGAAGCCTGTAAAAAAGGAGAGCAGAAGGCTCAATTCACCCTCTACAAAAGGTGCTTTGACCCTTTGATCCGGATTTGTCATCGCTTTGCGAACAACCGGGATGATGCTGTTATGCTCTACAACGAAGCTTTTTACAAAATTCTTCAAGGGCTGGATAAATTGAATGATCCCAATCGGTTTGCCTCCTGGGCGAGGCACATCATGATGAATCACTGCATCAACGAGTACAAGAAAAAACAAACCCGCTCCAAATACGAAGCGTCGCTTCCGGCTCAGCTGGAAAACTTTGCCCTCTATGAAGAAGAGGAAGAACCCAAGGTCAGGGTTTCGATACCCGAACTGCGGGAACAGATCAAGGATTTGCCTGATCGTACGCAGGAGGTATTTCAACTATTTGTTCTGGATGAATGTAGCCACCAGGAAATCAGCGATGCACTGGACATCTCAGTCGGTACATCGAAGTGGCACGTCAACCAGGCGAGGAAACAGCTAAGAGAATGGTTAAAACGGACTGTAAAGTCGGCTAAAGCATGGATGCTATGA
- a CDS encoding carboxypeptidase regulatory-like domain-containing protein, whose product MRYLCVTFLVLTWAFSAQALTFQIKGSVKLAGTLQAYHSLTISAPGFSTQIQTDSNGYYQTQVVTSNSGKVFARTLDCLGAVLEDSTSFNSLTTVAVIDLEGCKSKWLKVAGKVRNNQGLPIWIFFSADQFNTHFDSVQCSTNGDYYHLLHPPVDGQLDIQFENCKGLLEHITAPFQFKDSIYRDLNYCNQIPSFTVKGIVNNRGSFPVNHPVWIEAPGVKRQLTTQSGGSYSSLLNPNKTSGPVYVKTLDCYGDTLRDTLSYSLATHILSSYFQGCQDQSIWVNGQLGSRQPDSARIYFSVDRFHSVFDSVTVRQASNYTKRLIPGISSGKLYIRLENCVEEVLEDSLAFNLYDILNHQVVYCPYTGPIYEGQIRGKGQDLLPGEAQIQVYEHQGQRLVLKDTLEVLEEGRFYLPGEAGAYYLLKALPKESTGLLPGYYRNSHFWQDTAANAIGPHTQSIAWNLAEETPLSGSGTIDGEVSEHFGIEQPGANLPIMLRQNNGKVVAFTYTDAQGEFSFNGLDPGRYQVYLDWAGLPTVAPEVEVVAGEQYKVHLTANKRGIHYDQFLASDEHSEEIGIHCWPNPFQDQLQVKTSFPVLEEVELTNLQGNRIFYGDQLPGTFLLNTADWPPGIYLIKIKLNEQVLVKKLLKN is encoded by the coding sequence ATGAGGTACTTATGCGTAACCTTCTTGGTGCTGACATGGGCTTTTTCGGCCCAGGCTCTGACCTTTCAGATCAAAGGCTCGGTAAAGCTTGCCGGAACACTACAAGCCTACCATTCATTAACGATTTCCGCACCGGGTTTTTCGACCCAAATCCAAACCGATAGCAACGGTTACTACCAAACCCAGGTGGTTACTTCCAATTCAGGGAAAGTGTTTGCCCGAACCTTAGACTGCCTGGGGGCGGTATTGGAGGATTCAACCTCCTTTAATTCACTAACCACGGTGGCTGTTATTGATTTGGAGGGGTGCAAAAGCAAATGGTTGAAGGTGGCTGGTAAGGTTCGAAACAACCAGGGACTACCGATTTGGATATTTTTCAGCGCCGATCAATTCAACACTCATTTCGATTCGGTTCAATGTTCTACAAACGGTGATTATTATCACCTGCTTCATCCTCCGGTAGATGGACAGCTCGATATTCAATTTGAGAACTGTAAGGGATTGCTCGAGCATATTACCGCTCCGTTTCAGTTCAAAGATTCCATTTACCGGGATTTGAATTATTGCAATCAGATTCCTTCGTTTACAGTAAAGGGGATTGTCAATAACCGAGGGAGTTTTCCTGTGAATCATCCGGTTTGGATCGAGGCACCCGGAGTTAAGAGGCAGTTGACCACACAGTCAGGCGGATCTTATTCCAGCTTGTTGAATCCCAATAAAACCTCTGGGCCAGTATACGTTAAGACCCTGGATTGCTACGGAGATACCTTGCGAGATACGCTTTCCTATTCATTAGCAACCCACATACTGTCGTCCTATTTCCAGGGATGTCAGGATCAGAGTATTTGGGTAAATGGACAATTAGGTAGTCGTCAGCCTGATTCTGCCCGGATTTATTTTTCGGTGGACCGCTTTCATTCCGTCTTTGATTCGGTCACAGTGAGGCAAGCCTCCAACTACACCAAAAGATTGATTCCGGGCATTTCTTCCGGAAAACTCTACATCCGCCTTGAGAATTGTGTGGAAGAAGTTCTGGAAGATTCCCTGGCTTTTAACCTCTACGATATACTCAATCACCAAGTGGTTTACTGTCCTTATACTGGCCCCATATATGAAGGGCAGATACGGGGAAAAGGTCAGGATCTTTTGCCAGGAGAGGCTCAAATTCAAGTGTATGAACATCAAGGGCAGCGGTTGGTTTTGAAGGACACCCTTGAGGTACTCGAAGAAGGAAGATTTTATTTACCAGGTGAGGCCGGTGCCTATTATTTGTTAAAAGCCCTCCCCAAGGAATCAACCGGTCTTTTACCTGGTTATTATCGCAATTCTCATTTCTGGCAAGACACGGCAGCTAATGCCATAGGTCCTCATACCCAAAGTATCGCTTGGAATCTTGCCGAAGAAACACCCCTCTCAGGATCAGGAACTATTGACGGGGAAGTCAGTGAACATTTTGGAATAGAACAACCAGGCGCAAATCTGCCCATTATGTTGCGCCAAAACAATGGGAAGGTAGTAGCCTTTACCTATACTGACGCTCAAGGAGAATTTTCATTTAACGGGCTGGATCCAGGGCGTTATCAAGTTTACCTCGATTGGGCGGGGTTACCCACAGTTGCTCCAGAGGTTGAGGTGGTTGCTGGTGAACAATACAAAGTCCATTTAACAGCGAATAAACGGGGTATTCATTACGATCAATTTCTCGCTTCGGACGAGCATTCAGAGGAGATTGGAATCCACTGTTGGCCCAATCCTTTTCAAGATCAGCTCCAGGTGAAGACTTCGTTCCCGGTATTGGAAGAAGTTGAACTGACCAACCTACAAGGCAATCGCATTTTTTATGGTGACCAGCTTCCTGGAACCTTCTTATTGAATACAGCTGACTGGCCACCAGGCATATATCTGATTAAAATCAAATTAAACGAACAAGTATTGGTAAAAAAGCTACTCAAGAACTGA
- a CDS encoding T9SS type A sorting domain-containing protein, with product MRNFTLISLLLLFQSAVFAANVTVNGTVSIRGTLMTSQAVYLTDSATGTQVLVFTNSAGQFSGTVNTGSHTAGRINIQYRNCSGISLKDTLGRYSVGNHTLGPFHLERCQNPPPPPYKVHYTGRVKDLPSELYAVLVKGPVAGRIESTDANEQYSGYFWASQKTGTFYAYHIDCHGDTIYSPTYTYVYQKDTSFVIKDFEHCENPPYVLAEGLLTDQMTSGVQMDFSTDGFQQVVKTSYTNNQGFARDTFAITPRSRGVLSLRYADCQGNIIQDTLHYGGSKGYRIRFNTPYCPDTLPIRISGNIHTQGGFAQDAHVVIMEWDSVSKTILATDTLKHIQKQFQYDTQDTTKVFLIQAFLDPADSESGNYFPTYADSSIYWSQAKVIKSNSSRNIQRDVYLVPVASAQGTGEILVEVMDHTTNPNSPAAGIQVYMLGANQQPESFGISNPSGQHTFNSVVPGDHWIYAEVNGKVTVPVKVSLSLPTDMAKKVEIQIGGDTVQGSEGVLAVLEYAGNSSLRTYPMPTRDRFYVEFPNESRTGSLVVRDVSGRLLYQKDFENQSALEVEVASWQPGWYFGSVETDRGLEEFKLLVQ from the coding sequence ATGAGAAACTTTACCCTTATATCCCTTCTGCTACTTTTCCAATCTGCCGTTTTCGCAGCGAATGTTACGGTTAATGGAACTGTAAGTATCAGAGGAACACTCATGACATCCCAAGCGGTGTATCTCACCGACAGTGCGACAGGAACACAGGTGCTTGTGTTTACCAATTCTGCCGGACAATTCAGCGGAACTGTGAATACCGGTAGCCACACGGCCGGAAGAATAAACATACAATACCGAAACTGCAGTGGAATATCGTTGAAGGATACCCTGGGAAGATACAGTGTAGGAAACCATACGCTTGGACCCTTTCACCTTGAGCGCTGCCAAAATCCACCACCACCACCTTACAAAGTACATTACACGGGGCGTGTAAAAGATTTGCCTTCAGAGCTTTATGCGGTTCTTGTTAAAGGACCAGTAGCCGGAAGAATAGAATCTACCGATGCCAATGAACAATACAGTGGATATTTCTGGGCGAGCCAAAAAACAGGAACCTTCTACGCTTACCACATCGATTGCCATGGAGACACGATTTATTCACCAACCTATACCTACGTGTATCAGAAAGATACCTCCTTCGTGATCAAAGATTTTGAACACTGCGAAAATCCACCTTACGTATTGGCTGAAGGCTTGCTGACCGATCAGATGACGAGTGGAGTTCAAATGGATTTTTCAACCGACGGGTTTCAACAGGTCGTAAAAACTTCCTACACCAATAATCAGGGATTTGCCAGAGACACCTTTGCCATTACGCCGAGAAGCCGTGGCGTCCTTTCCCTTCGCTATGCTGATTGCCAGGGTAATATCATTCAAGATACCTTGCATTATGGGGGCTCCAAAGGCTACCGCATTCGGTTCAATACGCCTTATTGTCCGGATACCCTTCCCATCCGAATTTCAGGGAACATTCATACCCAGGGAGGGTTTGCTCAGGATGCTCATGTGGTCATTATGGAGTGGGACAGCGTTTCAAAAACCATTTTGGCAACCGATACACTCAAGCACATTCAAAAGCAATTTCAATACGATACCCAGGATACGACCAAAGTATTTCTGATTCAAGCCTTCTTGGATCCAGCTGACTCTGAATCTGGAAACTACTTTCCAACCTATGCGGACAGCAGTATTTATTGGAGCCAGGCTAAAGTTATTAAGTCGAATTCTTCCAGAAATATTCAACGGGACGTTTACCTGGTGCCGGTAGCCAGTGCTCAAGGTACCGGTGAGATTTTGGTAGAAGTGATGGACCATACCACCAATCCCAATTCTCCAGCGGCTGGTATACAAGTGTATATGTTAGGAGCTAATCAGCAACCTGAATCTTTTGGTATTTCCAACCCATCTGGCCAGCATACCTTCAATTCGGTGGTTCCGGGAGATCACTGGATCTACGCTGAAGTAAATGGGAAAGTAACCGTGCCCGTGAAGGTTTCACTCAGCCTACCTACTGATATGGCTAAGAAAGTAGAAATTCAAATAGGGGGCGATACCGTACAGGGTAGTGAAGGAGTGTTGGCAGTACTTGAGTATGCCGGCAACTCATCATTAAGAACTTATCCGATGCCCACAAGGGATCGGTTTTATGTAGAATTTCCGAACGAATCCAGAACAGGAAGTCTCGTTGTTCGAGATGTTTCTGGAAGGCTTTTGTACCAGAAGGATTTTGAAAATCAATCAGCTCTTGAAGTGGAAGTAGCTTCCTGGCAACCTGGTTGGTATTTCGGATCAGTGGAGACAGATCGTGGATTAGAGGAATTTAAACTTTTGGTGCAATAA